Proteins from one Mycteria americana isolate JAX WOST 10 ecotype Jacksonville Zoo and Gardens chromosome 1, USCA_MyAme_1.0, whole genome shotgun sequence genomic window:
- the LOC142404498 gene encoding olfactory receptor 51E2-like, with product MPFPNSSDLSPSSFILASIPGLEAAHFWMAILLCSVYILAVTSNCAVLFIVKTEPSLHAPMYFFLCMLAAIDLALSTSTVPRILSFYWFNAREISFGTCLVQMFLIHTLSAIESTVLLAMAVDRYVAICHPLRHAAILTNAATAKIGLVAMARGVLFFLPLPLLLLPLPFCSSRVLSHSFCLHQDVMNLACANTTPSVVYGLTAILLVMGLDAILICLSYIPILKAVLQLALWKERLKVFSTCIAHICVVLAFYVPLIGLSVVHRFGKDLAPLVHIIMGNVYILVPAMLNPIIYGVRTKQIRRRILNFIHIYNRTAQ from the coding sequence ATGCCCTTCCCCAACAGCTctgacctcagcccatcctcCTTCATCTTGGCCAGCATCCCGGGGCTGGAGGCTGCCCATTTCTGGATGGCGATCCTTCTGTGCTCCGTGTACATCTTGGCGGTCACAAGCAACTGCGCGGTGCTGTTCATCGTGAAGACGGAGCCCAGCCTGCACGCTCCCATGTACTTCTTTCTCTGCATGCTGGCTGCCATCGACCTGGCCTTGTCCACGTCCACGGTGCCACGCATCCTCTCCTTCTACTGGTTCAATGCCAGGGAGATCAGCTTCGGCACTTGCCTTGTCCAGATGTTCCTCATCCACACCCTCTCGGCCATCGAGTCCACTGTCCTCCTGGCCATGGCCGTGGACCGGTATGTGGCCATCTGCCACCCGCTGAGACACGCTGCCATCCTCACCAATGCTGCCACAGCGAAAATAGGGCTGGTAGCCATGGCCAGGGGAGTTCTCTTcttcctgcctttgcctttgcttctcctGCCCCTTCCATTCTGCAGCTCGCGGGTGCTGTCACACTCCTTCTGCCTGCACCAGGATGTTATGAACCTGGCCTGCGCCAACACCACCCCCAGCGTGGTGTACGGCCTCACCGCCATCCTGCTGGTCATGGGGCTGGATGCCATCCTCATCTGCCTCTCCTACATCCCGATCCTCAAGGCTGTCTTGCAGCTGGCATTGTGGAAGGAGAGGCTCAAGGTGTTCAGCACCTGCATTGCCCATATCTGTGTGGTCCTGGCCTTCTACGTGCCCCTGATTGGGCTGTCTGTGGTGCACAGGTTTGGGAAGGACCTGGCTCCACTGGTCCACATCATCATGGGGAATGTCTACATCCTGGTGCCTGCTATGCTCAACCCCATCATCTACGGGGTGAGGACCAAACAGATACGGAGGAGGATCCTGAATTTTATTCATATATACAACAGAACTGCCCAGTGA